A stretch of DNA from Halanaerobiales bacterium:
TGTAGATATAAAAAATACGGCAAAAATTCTTTCTGAAAATAAAATTGGTGGTCTTCCAGTAATTGATGAAAATGATGAATTAGTTGGAATAGTTACTGCCGAAGATATTGTTCACAGTTATGTGAAAAAGGAAGAAGAAGTTAAAGAATTTGAAAAGAAGACTATGACTCCTGAGAGTTCTGCTATTTATCTTGCAATGACAAGAAGTAGAGAGTATGAACGTTATTGGTTGGATAAAATTGAAGGTTATGGATATAAGGGTGCTATTACTCAAACAGGTGCAAATGCTGAAAAACTTCCTATTAAATTGAGAGAAAGTACTACTGTTGCTTCTATAGCAAGGGGAGTAATTGGCGAAAATGCAAAAGAAAAAATGGCCATATCTAATGCAGTAAAAGATGCTTACAGTCAATTATCACTTATAAATCCAGGTTTAGGTGGTGGATTTAAAATAGCAGTAGTTAGAGATACAGATCACGTAGCAGTTGCTATTTTTGGTAAATTTGGTCATGCTTTAGTAGATGGCCCAGAACAACTTACAGTTGGAACAAGTGTAATATAAGCTAGATAAGAAGAATAATTAATATAATAAATGACTAAACTGATATAATTATAAAGGAGGAAAAGTTTAATGAGTGAAATGCGTCTGCGTTTTCCCCCAAGTCCAACAGGGAAAATTCATATTGGAAATATGAGAACAGCTTTATTCAATTGGTTATGGGCAAAAAAGAATGATGGTAAATTAATATTAAGAATTGAAGATACAGATCAGGACAGATCAAGCAAAGAATTTGAAGACATTATATTGAGAGAATTAGATTGGTTGGGAATTGATATAGATGAAGGTGTAGGTGTAGGTGGAGAAAATGGACCTTACCACCAATCTGAAAGACTTGACATCTATAAAAAATATATAGATAAATTAATAGAAGAAGATTATGCTTATCGTTGTTATTGTACTCCAGAAGAACTTAATGAAATGCGTGAAAAACAAAGAGAAAATGGGGAAATGCCTCATTATGATGGAAGATGCAGAAATTTAACTGAAGAAGAAAAAAAAGAATATGAAAAAGAAGGTCGAGAACCGGTAGTAAGATTTAAGGTGCCTGCTGATGAAGAAATTGTTGTTCATGATCTTATTAGAGGAGATGTTTCTTTTAATACTTCTGTAATTGGAGATTTTGTAATAGTAAAATCTGATGGTATGCCTACTTATAATTTTGCAGTAGTTGTTGATGATGCTCTAATGAAAGTTACTCAGGTAATTAGAGGAGAAGATCATATTTCTAATACTCCAAAACAAATATTATTATATGAAGCTCTAGGATTTGATCTTCCGGAATTTGCACATTTACCACTAATACTTGATGAAAATAAAGGCAAATTAAAGAAACGTGGTGGAGATAATACTGTTTTCATAGGCGAATTTAGAAATAAAGGCTATTTACCTGAAGCTTTATTTAACTTTTTAGCATTACTTGGTTGGTCACCTAAAGATGAGCAGGAGATTATAGATAAAGAACAGATGATTAAAGATTTTGATATTAGAGATGTAAATAAAAGTGGAGCAGTTTTTGATATAGAAAAATTAAATTGGATGAATGGTAAATATATAAGAGATGCTGATCTAGATAGAATAGTTGATATGTCTATACCTTATTTGAAAAATGCTGGCTATATTAAAGATGAAAATAGTGTTGATCGTGAATGGCTTGAAAAAGTAATAGAAGTAGCAAGAACAGGTGTGGATTTTCTTGAACAAATTCCAAGAGAAGCTGAATTGTTTTTTACTGAATTAGAATTTGAAGATAAAGAAGAGGCAAAAGAAGAGTTTAGTGAAGAAGGAGTAGAATTGGTTTTTGATAGTCTCAAAGAAAAACTAGAAGAACTAGATGAACTAGAAATAGATAAAATAGGAAATATATTTAGTGAAATGAAAGATGAACTTCCAGTTGGTGCCAGAACTATTTATCATCCAGTAAGACTTGCTTTAACCGGAATGACTTCTGGCCCTGAGTTAACAGAAGTAATTTATATTTTAGGCAGAAAAGAAGTTGAATCCAGACTAGATAAAGCATTAAAATTAGCTAAATAAATTATTGCTCTTCTTTGTAGAGAGGGGGAGAATGTTGTTAGAAGTATATAATACTTTAAGTGGAAAAAGAGAAAAATTTACTCCTGAAAATTTAGGTATTGTTAATATGTATGTTTGTGGCCTGACTGTACAAAATTTTTCACATATAGGCCATATTCGAAGTGCTATAAATTATGATGTAATAAGACGTTATCTCGAATATAAAGGTTATGAAGTAAACTATGTACAAAATTTTACAGACATTAATAAAAAAATAGTACGTAGGGCTCTCGAAGAAGAAATATCTTCTGAAGAATTGGCTGAAAAATATAAACAGGCTTATCTTGAAGATTTAGAAGCTTTAAATGTCAAAAAAGCTGATAATTATTGTAGTGTTTCTGATAATATTTCAGAAATTATTGAGGTAATTGAAACACTCATTGAAAAAGGATATGCTTATGAAAGTGAAGGAAATGTTTATTTCAGTGTTGAAAAATTTGATGATTATGGTAAATTATCTGGTAGAAAAATAGAAGATATGGAAGCTGGAGCAAGAATAAAGGTTGAAGAATCAAAGAGGCATCCGATGGATTTCGCTCTCTGGAAAAAAGTTAAAGATCAGGAAAGAAGTTGGGAAAGTCCCTGGTGTAAAGAAGGTTGGCCGGGCTGGCATATTGAATGTTCAGCGATGTCTATGAATTATCTTGATACTCAAATAGATATTCATGGAGGTGGGACTGATCTTATTTTTCCCCATCATGAAAACGAAATAGCTCAATCTGAAGCATACAGTGGTAAAAAACCTTTTGCAAAATATTGGCTTCATAATGGAACTGTTAATCTAAAAGGTGAAAAAATGTCCAAATCTCTTGGTAATTTCTATACTACAAGAGAGCTTCTTGAAAAATTTCAACCTGATTCTTTAAAATATTTCTTGTTAACCAAACATTATCGCAGCCCCATAGATTTTAGTTTAAAAGAAGTAAAAAAATCTGAGAAAAATTTATTGAAATTAAATAAAACTAAAAATAAAATGGCTGAAATTATTAATCAGGATGTAACAGGTAGTTCAAATAATAATTTTAAAGAATTTAAAGACCAACTAAAAAAACACAAAAATGCTTTTGAAAAAGCAATGGATAATGACTTTAACACTGCTCAAGCTATAGGTGTTTTAAATGAACTATCCTCAGATATCAATGGTTTTATAAATGATTCTGATTTAGTTATTAATAAAGCTACTCAGTCTATAATTAAAGAAAGTTATGATCTTTTTAATAAATTAACAGATGTTTTAGGTTTGAAATTAAATTTAGAAACAGATAAAAAAGAAAATCCTCAACTTGTTAATGATTTAGTAGATTATATTTTAGAAATTCGTAAACAGGCTAGAGAAAATAAAAATTATGAGAAGGCTGATCAAATAAGAGATGATTTAAAAGAAATGGGTATAGAAGTTAATGATGGCCCTCATGGAGTTGAATGGGATTTTGCAATAGAAAATTATTCAGAGGAGGAAGAAGATGAAAGTTAAACCAAAAGCTAAATTAGTAGA
This window harbors:
- the gltX gene encoding glutamate--tRNA ligase — its product is MSEMRLRFPPSPTGKIHIGNMRTALFNWLWAKKNDGKLILRIEDTDQDRSSKEFEDIILRELDWLGIDIDEGVGVGGENGPYHQSERLDIYKKYIDKLIEEDYAYRCYCTPEELNEMREKQRENGEMPHYDGRCRNLTEEEKKEYEKEGREPVVRFKVPADEEIVVHDLIRGDVSFNTSVIGDFVIVKSDGMPTYNFAVVVDDALMKVTQVIRGEDHISNTPKQILLYEALGFDLPEFAHLPLILDENKGKLKKRGGDNTVFIGEFRNKGYLPEALFNFLALLGWSPKDEQEIIDKEQMIKDFDIRDVNKSGAVFDIEKLNWMNGKYIRDADLDRIVDMSIPYLKNAGYIKDENSVDREWLEKVIEVARTGVDFLEQIPREAELFFTELEFEDKEEAKEEFSEEGVELVFDSLKEKLEELDELEIDKIGNIFSEMKDELPVGARTIYHPVRLALTGMTSGPELTEVIYILGRKEVESRLDKALKLAK
- a CDS encoding HutP family protein, which gives rise to MLVKDIMTSDLITIEEHKTAREAEKLLSINEIGRLIIVDKDYKIKGILTDGDLVSKDDLDIPVNEIMTKDPITVKQNVDIKNTAKILSENKIGGLPVIDENDELVGIVTAEDIVHSYVKKEEEVKEFEKKTMTPESSAIYLAMTRSREYERYWLDKIEGYGYKGAITQTGANAEKLPIKLRESTTVASIARGVIGENAKEKMAISNAVKDAYSQLSLINPGLGGGFKIAVVRDTDHVAVAIFGKFGHALVDGPEQLTVGTSVI
- the cysS gene encoding cysteine--tRNA ligase, coding for MLLEVYNTLSGKREKFTPENLGIVNMYVCGLTVQNFSHIGHIRSAINYDVIRRYLEYKGYEVNYVQNFTDINKKIVRRALEEEISSEELAEKYKQAYLEDLEALNVKKADNYCSVSDNISEIIEVIETLIEKGYAYESEGNVYFSVEKFDDYGKLSGRKIEDMEAGARIKVEESKRHPMDFALWKKVKDQERSWESPWCKEGWPGWHIECSAMSMNYLDTQIDIHGGGTDLIFPHHENEIAQSEAYSGKKPFAKYWLHNGTVNLKGEKMSKSLGNFYTTRELLEKFQPDSLKYFLLTKHYRSPIDFSLKEVKKSEKNLLKLNKTKNKMAEIINQDVTGSSNNNFKEFKDQLKKHKNAFEKAMDNDFNTAQAIGVLNELSSDINGFINDSDLVINKATQSIIKESYDLFNKLTDVLGLKLNLETDKKENPQLVNDLVDYILEIRKQARENKNYEKADQIRDDLKEMGIEVNDGPHGVEWDFAIENYSEEEEDES